CGCGAGCCCAGATCTTAGCGGAAAAGATCAGACCTTCGTTGGCCGAAGGACATGTCGTGTTAATTGACCGTTTTTTTGATTCGACGACGGCCTACCAAGGATATGGGCGAAAAATTGATTTGTCGCTGATCCACGCAGCTAACCATATCGCTACACAAGGCCTTTCACCGGATCGCACCTACCTGATCGATATTTCGTGGGATGAAAGCCAGAAACGACGCATTGCGTCGCAGAAAGATCGAATGGAAAACGAAGGGCGGGATTTTTTTGAATACGTTCGTCAAGGATACTTAGCTCTCGCCGAAAAAGAATCCGGACGCGTATTACGTCTGGATGGAGATCAAAATATAGATCGTCTATCTAATCTCATATACCAAGATTTTCTTACTCTCCGCGATAGAACGAAGTCATCATAATGATCCCTTTGAAAAAAATCGAGCACTACAAAGGCGAATTGTCGCTGGGTATTATGGTGACCGGACTGTTGGCGTGTTTTTTTATCGCGGCTTCATATCCTCATTTTTCACCGATGCTGGTATTTATTCTGCAGTCCGGTTTTGAAGCTGGTACAGTGGGCGGAGCAGCCGATTGGCTAGCTGTAAAGATGATTTTTGATGAAATCAAGATTGGTCGCTTTCGTATTGTGCCGGCTTCCGGTATTATTCCGCGAAAACAGAAATCTATTGCTGAAGGCGCCGGTAAATTAGTCGCAGAAGAATGGTTATCCAAGGACAGTATAACCGGCTGGTTAAGCTCATTTGATGCCGCATCGGCATTAGCCGTTCATTTAAAAAAAATTGAGCAGAACGGTGAGTTGGATCGTTTTATCAATTGGGGACGCGCACGAATTATTCAATGGCTGGATTCGCCTGGATCGGATTCATATTTTGAAATGTTATTGCGCGAAGGATTAAAAAATATCAAACCGATGCATTTTTTGGGGCACTCTGTACCGGACGAACAATTTACTAAAGTTCTTCACCGCTTACTTGATCACGCGCCTGAAAAAATAGCCGATACCATGACTTCACAAACCGTGTATGAACTCTTGCGCGATAATATTGAAAGAGAACAAGGTTTTTTTTCCAAGTTATTCTTTGACGCTGGCGAATTAACTGAACGCATCATTACCAAAGTGACATCTATATTGAGATCCATAGCTGCCGATGAAAATCATGAACTACGCCTGGAAATAATAAAACGCGCCTCGGTATGGAAACAAGCGCTTAAGGGTCAAGATAACAATACATGGGACACATGGATACAAGAGTTTATAGGTGAAACAGATTTGAAACAATACATACCAGGGATCAAAGTAAAATTAAAATCATTATTGGATAGTGAAACGGATAGCGGAAAAAAAATAGATGAACTGTTAAAAAACATTTGGCAAAATACCATTTTTATGTTAGAATCAGATCGTAGCTTACAGGTAGCCGTCAACACCCGTTTTACTGAAATAGCGTCCGATATGCTGCAAGCGCATCACGGTAAGATTGCGGAATTGGTGACCTATAACATCAATAAATTATCTGTGCAGGAGATACGTGATCAATTCCGCTCGCGAACATATGATGATATGCAGTGGATTCGTGTCAACGGTGCCGTAGCCGGTTTTGTGATTGGAATTCTTATTGGTTTGTTTCGTTTAATTATCGGATAGATTTCGTTATTAATAACAAAAGCGAAAGATCTGTTATGCAAAAACTTTACGTGGCCGGGCTAGTTTTTCTGTTAAGTTTTTTCTCAGGCGTCATTGTCGCACAAACAAATATGACGTTCTTGAGTCAAAAAGACGATCACGGAAGCAACTATGCTAACCTCTGGGGGTATGTTGACTCACTGGGAAATGAATATGCTATCGTGGGATGTTTCAACGGCACAGCGATAATCAATGTTACCAATCCCGCATCTCCCACTGAAATCGCATACATTCCTGCCCCCAGTTCGTCATGGCATGAAGTTCAGGTTTGGGATAAATATGCTTATGTCGTATCTGAAGGTGGTAACGGTTTGCAGGTAATTGATTTATCTCAATTGCCGGCCTCGGCCTCATTAGTTCAAAACTGGACAACACCAAATTATTTCAGAACACACGCACTACAAGTGCGTGACGGGTATGCTTATCTAACCGGTGGTAATGTGACACAAGGTGTCCCCGGCGGCAAAGATATAGGTGGAATTAAAATCGTCAGTTTAGCGGATCCAAGAAATCCAGTGGAAGTGGGGAACTGGGCGGAAAATTATGTACATGACTGCTATGTACGCAATGATACGATCTACGCTGCTTCGATTTTTCAGGGCATTATTTATGTCATTGACACAAAAGTTAAATCTAAGCCACGTACCATTCATCAGTTTACTTATCCTAATGCATTTAGTCACAATACCGCATTATCTGACGACGGAAATTATCTTTTCACTACGGATGAAACTTCAAGCCCGGCAGGTCGTTTACGAATTTGGAATATTTCAACTCTGCGCGATGGAATTCCAAACAATACGAATATCTCGCAAGTCAAAGATTTTGGTACGACGGCCATCGTTCACAATGTTTACGTCAAAGGGCGTTATGCCTATGCTTCCTACTATACCGAAGGCGTACGAATTTGGGATCTAAATAACATTTCGACCTTGCCTGTCGCCGGTGCATACGATACATATGATGCGGATAATTCGGCGAATTTTACCGGTGCGTGGGGTGTTTTTCCTTTTTTTCCTTCGGGTAACATTGCGATCTCCGATATGGTACGGGGCTTGATCATGACCAGCTTTAGCGGTAAAGAAACTGGGCAAATCAATGGTACTATCAAGGACATAAACACGGACCTACCTTTAGCAGGGGTCAAGGTCGCCTTACTTGAGGATACCCAAACGCGTATGACGGATGTCTCCGGGCAATATAGTTTTTCAGCTCTGCGTGGTGCAACAACCGTAAGGCTTCGCAAATCGGGATACCGCACGGCATACCATAATACTACAGTACCGTTAAATAGCACCTCTACTTATAACTTTACGATGACACCGCTGCCTCTTGATCCACCTTCTATGATTACAGCCATCGGAGATAGTGGCATTGCAACTTTGACATGGAATGTCATCGCACCGGATGACATAATCAAATATAGAATTTATTACGGGACGTCGCCTAATCCTACAGCGCAGATGGATTCCGTCATTGATGCGCGGGATACGGTGCGTTTGTATTCAACGCTTACAGTTGGCGGAACATATTACTTTAGAGTAAAAGCCGTGTATTGGGACGGCCAGGTAAGCGATTTTTCTCCTGAGGTAAGTACGTTTATTCCCAACAAAAAACCTGCCGCCACGACGATTTTGAGTTTGCAATCGGATAGCGCTCAGGCAACGTTGCGCTGGCTTAAAACCAACGATAGTGATTTCCTGCGATATCGTATATTCGCGGGCACTTCACCCAATCCGACGACACAAGTAGACAGCGTTTCTACGCAAGCCGATACAGTACAAACGATATTCAATCTTACGAACGGGCAAATGTATTATTTTGCTGTCAGCGTTGTGGATGTGGACGGTCTTGTGAGTCGTTTGTCAAATGAGGTTTCAGTTGTTGTAAATCCAATTGCATTAAATTTGGTTACAGCCTTGTATCAGAATTCAATTCTTCCCCAATATGTCAATGTTGTAGTGAATACGAATATTGCTTTGATCAATTCGCCCAGTGTAAGGGTGTGGCGAACCAACGATACGACGACGGTCGCACTCAGTTCGTTACCCGGAACTACGAATACTTATTCCGGTAGTTATCAGCTTAAACAAAGCGGAACATACACAATCCAAACACGTGGGATTTCATTCAGAAATCAAGATTCTACAAAATTACGTTATCTCACGGCTACTTTGGCCAAACCAAGTTCGGATAACCGTTTAACTACTGAAGACGGGGCTTCCGTATTGATGATTCCGGGTAGTGCTGTGACAACCGATATGTTTTTTACATGTTCGATAGAAAAAAATGAAGAAGCCGAACGAATTTACGCGTTTGGACCGGATATCAACTATACTGCGCCACTGCAACTTCAATTCAAGTTGCCCGCTTTAACTAATGAACAGCCTAAAAAATGGTTTATTCTTCGCGAAGAAAATGGACAGTGGATCAAACTAGAATCACATGTACTGGCCAATGAAAATATAATACGGACAAACACCTCCTCGTTAGGCCGATTTAAATTGCAATACGATCCGACGAGCGGTGACGAATCGTTGATTGTGAAATCATTTGATCTAAAACAAAACTTTCCCAATCCGTTTAATCCGGAAACGACTATAGCCTTTACTTTGGAAAATAATTCTGATAGGTTGACGTTGGCGGTTTACAATGCACTTGGCCAAAAAATAAAAACATTATGGGATGGACCGAAAACTTCAGGCTACCATCGCGTTACTTGGGATGGAACTAATGAAACCGGGCAACGGGTGAGCACGGGGATATATATATACCGTGTGAATACCGGCAAGTCCGTGTTTAGTAAAAAAATGCTTCTGATCAAATAAGGGGAGACAACATGAAACGTATAATATATTCATTATTAGTAGTTCTTACCGCGATGTCGTGCGATGTGGATGTGGAAGATACATCACCGAATTCGTATGCCGAATTTATGTCGGAAGGATGGATTTTATTTAGCCAAACTTATTACGACTCTTCGTATCAAACATTTGTCGATGCCATAAAGAAATATCCGGATTCGGCCGATGTATATACGGGCGCCGGATGGGCATTGATGAAAATGGACAGTTTGAATAAAGCCGGTCAAACTTTTACAACAGGATCAACCAAAGTCGGTAAGGATGTTGACTTTTATGCCGGTTGGTCTTTTTGCGAAAATGCACGGCGTCAGTTTTCAAGTTCCAATGAAAAATTAATGACGGCACTCAGCCTTAAGCCAACCTGGTCATTTCCGTATGCCGGAAATATCGGAGCATCGGATCTTAAAGCAATGAAAGCAGAAAATTATTTTATGATGGGTGATTTTGTATCAAGCCTGGCTGCTGTACAAGTACTGGATCCTAATTTCACAGCCGATATACAATCTGATGTTGGTATAGGTGAATTGGCCGTTAAAATAGAAGCGCTAAAAAAGGCCAATTAGTATCTACTAAAAACGACTCCATAATAAAAAAAAGCTCTATGTAGAAGGCCGGTATTTTACTGTTTGTCATTGAGGTAGATTTTTAGTTTGTCGCCGACCTTAATGGTATTGGAAGAAAGTTTATTCCATCGTTTGATGTTGGACACTTCTACATTAAACATTTTTGCAATGCTGATCAGATTATCGTTATCCTGCACGACATATATTTTCATTCCCGGCTCTTCGGCCGTCACTTCTTTGGTGCGTTTATTGGTAGCGTTACGATAACCCTCGTCCGGCATATACTGATCAATATAAAGCGTCAATACCTGGCCAGGGAATATCGGATCGCCGTAATAAAGCCCGTTCCAGTCGCGAATGTTTTGCGCGGTGATATTATACCACTCGGCAATATGACCTAATGTCTGACCGGCTTCGACTTTAAAAGTCAATTTCTTCTTTCCTGCCATCCAGTTGGTATTGGTTTTACCGGTACCACCCGCAT
This is a stretch of genomic DNA from bacterium. It encodes these proteins:
- a CDS encoding choice-of-anchor B family protein, giving the protein MQKLYVAGLVFLLSFFSGVIVAQTNMTFLSQKDDHGSNYANLWGYVDSLGNEYAIVGCFNGTAIINVTNPASPTEIAYIPAPSSSWHEVQVWDKYAYVVSEGGNGLQVIDLSQLPASASLVQNWTTPNYFRTHALQVRDGYAYLTGGNVTQGVPGGKDIGGIKIVSLADPRNPVEVGNWAENYVHDCYVRNDTIYAASIFQGIIYVIDTKVKSKPRTIHQFTYPNAFSHNTALSDDGNYLFTTDETSSPAGRLRIWNISTLRDGIPNNTNISQVKDFGTTAIVHNVYVKGRYAYASYYTEGVRIWDLNNISTLPVAGAYDTYDADNSANFTGAWGVFPFFPSGNIAISDMVRGLIMTSFSGKETGQINGTIKDINTDLPLAGVKVALLEDTQTRMTDVSGQYSFSALRGATTVRLRKSGYRTAYHNTTVPLNSTSTYNFTMTPLPLDPPSMITAIGDSGIATLTWNVIAPDDIIKYRIYYGTSPNPTAQMDSVIDARDTVRLYSTLTVGGTYYFRVKAVYWDGQVSDFSPEVSTFIPNKKPAATTILSLQSDSAQATLRWLKTNDSDFLRYRIFAGTSPNPTTQVDSVSTQADTVQTIFNLTNGQMYYFAVSVVDVDGLVSRLSNEVSVVVNPIALNLVTALYQNSILPQYVNVVVNTNIALINSPSVRVWRTNDTTTVALSSLPGTTNTYSGSYQLKQSGTYTIQTRGISFRNQDSTKLRYLTATLAKPSSDNRLTTEDGASVLMIPGSAVTTDMFFTCSIEKNEEAERIYAFGPDINYTAPLQLQFKLPALTNEQPKKWFILREENGQWIKLESHVLANENIIRTNTSSLGRFKLQYDPTSGDESLIVKSFDLKQNFPNPFNPETTIAFTLENNSDRLTLAVYNALGQKIKTLWDGPKTSGYHRVTWDGTNETGQRVSTGIYIYRVNTGKSVFSKKMLLIK
- the tmk gene encoding dTMP kinase, with protein sequence MFISFEGIDGCGKSTQIRRLQMRIEAEGLPVIAMRDPGGTAVSEKIRQILLSTESVIDPVTELLLYEAARAQILAEKIRPSLAEGHVVLIDRFFDSTTAYQGYGRKIDLSLIHAANHIATQGLSPDRTYLIDISWDESQKRRIASQKDRMENEGRDFFEYVRQGYLALAEKESGRVLRLDGDQNIDRLSNLIYQDFLTLRDRTKSS
- a CDS encoding DUF445 domain-containing protein → MIPLKKIEHYKGELSLGIMVTGLLACFFIAASYPHFSPMLVFILQSGFEAGTVGGAADWLAVKMIFDEIKIGRFRIVPASGIIPRKQKSIAEGAGKLVAEEWLSKDSITGWLSSFDAASALAVHLKKIEQNGELDRFINWGRARIIQWLDSPGSDSYFEMLLREGLKNIKPMHFLGHSVPDEQFTKVLHRLLDHAPEKIADTMTSQTVYELLRDNIEREQGFFSKLFFDAGELTERIITKVTSILRSIAADENHELRLEIIKRASVWKQALKGQDNNTWDTWIQEFIGETDLKQYIPGIKVKLKSLLDSETDSGKKIDELLKNIWQNTIFMLESDRSLQVAVNTRFTEIASDMLQAHHGKIAELVTYNINKLSVQEIRDQFRSRTYDDMQWIRVNGAVAGFVIGILIGLFRLIIG